The Bacteroidota bacterium genome includes the window TAAGAAATATTGATGTCATTTACTTCGATAGTTAGATTGTATCCTGTAGCTGTTGTTTTCATTTTTATTCTCTATTGTTTTTTCCGTACAATGATGATTCTCTTTATACTGAATACCCTTACATAAATAGTAAAACGATTTATATAATTCACACTTTCTTCCCTACAAAGCAATGCCATTAAGTTAAGGATTTCGACTGCGATGCGGTTTTCAAGGTTCATTCTAATAAGTGTTTGAATCTGAATTCCCCGTAGCTATTATCATGGCTAAAGCCATTTAGCATGAGCCGGATGCTCACCACGCTGAAGCGTGGTGTTATAACTCCGCCATTTATGGCGGAGTATTTGGTGTAAAACTGGTTTGGCTTTAGCCACAAATAATCATGTTTGGAACACAATTACGGCTTAACTTAATGGCATCGCCCTACAGAGTGTCTCTGAAACGTCGGCTTTACTGCTTAAGTCGGGCAAGGAAACTCTGCTTATGTGTTGCAGACACGTAATAGCCTTATTACAATGGTACTGATGCTAATTGCATCGGTCTCGATGTCATATTACAATGGCAGTGATGCTAATTGCATCGGTATCGGTGTTATATTACAATGGCATTGATGTTGATTGCATTGACCTCGATGTCATATTACAATGGTACTGATGCTGATTGCATTGACCTCGATGTCATATTACAATGGCATTGATGCTGATTGCATTGACCTCGATGTCATATTACAATGGTACTGATGCTGATTGCATTGACCTCGATGTTATATTACAATGGTACTGATGCTAATTGCATTGACCTCAATGTCATATTACAATGGCATTGATGCTAATTGCATCGGTCTCGGTGTCTTATTACAATGGCTGTATTCAGTTCCTAACTTACCCCCGAACATTAGACTTTTTCCACAATTCACTAGGCCACTTCATAAAATCAGTTTTATTAAGATCCTCCCTCTGAATCTCCATGCGAGCGGGAGACAAATTCAATTACTTTCTGAAGCGGCCTGGCAAAGAGGAGGTCTAATACCATAAAAAAAGCGAGGCTACCAAAAAGGCAGCCTCGCTTTCGTATCAATTAAACCTTAGTTCTTACTTCTTCTTCTTTCCTGTAAAGCCCGGTCCGGTCTTTACTTGCTTCACCACTTCACCTACGCTTTCAAATTCGACACCATCTTCTGCTTTGTCCACAATGATTTTGAATTCTACACGACGGTTGCGTGCTCTGCCTTCCGGATCATCTTCTCCATTTGGCAGTTCATTTGGAACGGCAGGCATCTTCTCGCCAAACCATTTAGCTACAATTCTACCTTCTGCAATCTTCTTCTTTTTAATCAGGAAGGTCTTCACCTCGTTAGAACGACGCTGAGAAAGTTTTTCGTTGTATTCATCCGTTCCTTTATTGTCGGTATGCCCCTGAATCTCTACGGAATAGCCGGGATGTTCGTTCATGACGCGCACCACTGAATCAATTTGTCCTTTGTAGAAATCAATCACGTTTGATTTGTCGAAGGCAAAATACACGTTCGGAATCTTGATATGAATTTTGATAATCGGGTCTAGGAAGAAAGTTTGCTCGATGGTATCGCGCTCTTCCTCTTCTGCTACTGTCAGGTTATCAATAGATGGCCAGTAGCCTTCTAGGTTCCCGTTGACTTTGTAGGCCGTGTTTCTGTTCAGCGCAAAGTAGAAAGGAACATTGGTAGTCTTGGTGCTATTCACAAACTCAAAGTTGTTGCCCGTTGATTTATACATCGAAGCATCTACTCCTGAAACCGGTGTATTGGTAGCATCTCCTCTCTTAACATAAATAGCCTTCAAAGTAACATCAGGTTTTACGTTCACCGACCAGATGTCGTCGCAACAAGTAGTTCCTCTTGAAGAAGAAGTACCCACGCGGTTAGAAACCATGAATCCTTTATTTCCTTTTTCATCCAAAGCAAAGTAAAGATCATCGGCTTGCGAGTTGACAGGCACGCCCATGTTGGTAGCCACGCCCCATTTGCCGGGAGTTCCTGAAACCTTATAAATGTCCAAACCACCCATAGTAGGACGACCACTGGTAGCAAAATAAAGCACTTTGTTCTTCATGTCATAAGACGGAGTGATGTCATCACCTGCGGTGTTTACCTCATCTCCGGCATTGACCACTTCACCAAAAGTTCCGTCGCTGTTCATTTTTGCATAGAAAATATCCAATCCTCCTTTGGTTCCTTTTCTATCGGACACAAAATAAAGGATGTTGTTACTCTCAGCATCTACACCAAAAGCTGCCTGTGTAGAAGTTCCTTCCGGATTGTTCAAGGCCGTCAATTCTTCCGGCTCGTTCCAGTTCAGTGCATCTTTCTTTGTAGTTCTATAAAGTTTGCATCTGCCCCAATTAGAAAGCAGAGAGCTATCCTGACACATTGTATAGATCAAAGTCTTTTCGTCGCCAGACATAATGGCATTCAATACGTTCTTCTCATCTGCATTGGGAGGAGAAGGCAGTTTGGTCTTGTTAGAATAAGAAGCACCTGCCTTTTCAGCCATATAGATGGCGCTCTCATAGTTTGCCTTGTTGGCAAAAAGATCTACTGCTGTATCGGTTTGCTGAGAAGAGAATAGCACCCGGTTGTTTGCAAAAGGTTTAGGCGAATAATCCTGTAGGGGACTGTTTACTGCACCTTCTGTCCTTACCACCTTGATTTTGGTGGTGTTTTTCATCCATACCAAAGCAGAATCGCAACCTTCAATTTCTGCTTGAGCTAAAGCCTTCAGGTTATCGTCGCGCTTGTCAAGTTTTATCGCCATATAGGCATTAAAAGATTTCTTGGCATCTTCATAGCGCCCATTCATCTTCTGCATTTGTCCCAAATAGAAATTGTCGTTGACATAAGCCTCCGGGTCTTTCTCAATCACCAACTTGTAGTACTTTTCAGCAGCTTCGTAATCGCGCATGAAACGATTGGACTCGCCCAACAGATGCGGAACATCAATCTTGTTCGGCTTATCTTTATATACGTCTTCCAGATAGGAAGCGGCATTATAATAGCTTCCGTCCTTCAATAGCTTACGGGATATTTTCAGTTTCTTTCCTGCTTTTACCTTTGGATATTTTTGAACCGTTTTAGTTTCTTTGTCCTGCGCACCGAGAAAAAGTGTCAGGGGAATCAGAGCAGCTAATAAAAAATACTTCATAGTTTAGTCTTAAGTTTTCTGGGGTTTTAAAATTCTTTCCCTGGTGATTAAATTTTAGTAACGAGGATTGAAGAGATACATGTGCTCCTTCGGAACCTTGACAATTCCGATATAACTCAGGGTAACTTCGAATGCCTGCGCATAAGGACCTCCGATATTTTTAGAATCTGCTCTTTGCTTACCCAAAGCTGCATCATAAGCAAATCCGGCACGGAAGCCTCTGATTTCAAATCCTACCTTAGGTATCAAAGTATAGTTGCCTTTGTTCAAACGATTCCACAAGCCTAAGAATATAGTAGCGCGCTTAGCAGGGTCTCTCACTACGTGGATACCGCCGGTCAAACCGAAATTAGTTTCCTGTGCCTTTGCCTGATTTTGATAAAGTACTCCGGGGATGATGACTGCTTTATCCTTGATGTCAAATTCAAAGCCTCCGTGAATGGTATGGCGGAAAGGAGTTTTAAATTTGTCTATGCTGTTCAGCACATAGTCCTGAGCATAGCGCGTAGCGTTATTAAAGGAGTAGCCGGCATATACCCTTCCACTTTTCATGAAACTGTATTTGGCAAACAAGCCCACGTTGAACTGTCCTTTGATTTTGCCTTTGCCAAGAGATTCGGTTGATTGTCCATAATCCAGTGTATTAGGATCAAAGCCGTCAGCAAATTTCAACTTGCTGAAATCTACCTTGTTCATAATCACACCTCCCTGAAAGCCCACACCCAACTGGAATTTGCCTTCGGGACCAAAACCCATGTTGTAAGCAACAGAAGCTAGAATATGATTGATGTTAAAAGTCTTACCATTTTGCTGGTCATTGACAAACACCACACCTACTCCTAATGCACCATGCTTAATCTTCTCTCTCAAAAGGGAGAAATCAACACTGACAGAGGGCGTAGAAAAAGCCGGATTACTGGTAGTCATACCAGGCCATTGGTTGCGGTATATTCCTGTAATTCTGTAAAGCCCATTGAAGTTTCCGGTCATTGCCGGGTTCAATGTTAGCGGCGAAGAATAAAACTGGGAAAAGTGAATATCCTGTGACGATAAGGTCAGGCCTGTTGCCAACAAGAATAAGATGGCGTAGAATCTTACTTTCATGTGTTATGGATTGTTTTATTTAATCGGGTTCAAAGAAAATAATTTTTATCAAATGATTAGCGCAAAAGTGTGAACGAGCCGGAATCATGATGCTGAATGTTTATTCCAGAGTTGTTCTGGTCGGGTCCCAGCATCTTAATATAATAGATATAGGTGCCTACAGGCTGCTCCGCTCCTTTGAATGTTCCATCCCAATAGCCGTTGCCGTCATAGATTAATTGTCCCCAACGATTATAGATTTTCATAGACTCAATGGTATATACCTCTTCCAGATGCTTAGGAATAACCGGCCCGTAGGTATCGTTCATGCCATCTCCGTTAGGCGTAAAGGCATCAGGCATAGGCGGAACGCCCGGCGGAATGACGGTGAGCAACACCGTATCATAAGCTACGCATCCAAATTCCTCATCTAAAACCATCACGGTATAGGTAGTGGTGACAAGGGGTGCCTTTACATAAGGTGACTTTTCGGTGGAGTCTACCAGATAAGTAGAAGGGCTCCATGAATAGTTAAAGGTGCCGGTATAACTTGTAGCAGCCACATCCAACGTAGCATCGCGGCCAGAGAATACTGTTCCAGAAGCAGGGTCAGAAACCACAGCATCTACTACCAAACAACGGATACCAATTTCAATCGCATCGGTGCCTGTACAGTTGAATTGATCGGTTACGGTCAAGGAGTAGCTCCCTGTCTTGGAAACCGAAATGCTTGAAGCGGTGCTATCGTTTGACCACAGATAGGTGCCGTTAGCACCGGAAGCTAAGGTCACTGCCGTATCACAATGACAAAGATTTATGTCATCACCCAAATTTACTACCGGTGGATTGTTCGCAATAATCGTAATCGTATCTCGTGAAGTACATCCATCCTTGGAAGCCGCCACTGAATAATCACCCGGTGTCGAAATCACCAGAGAATCTGCTTGTGTATTTCCCGGAGTCCAAGTATAAGTAGCTCCCGATTCTATATTAACCCGGAGAACGGAACTGCCCTGCCCTACACATATTGCATTTGGCATTGCAGTAATCTCAGGACTCGGTGCAGGTAACGCCCTTACGCTTGCTGTATCCATTGCTTTAACTATACAGCCCCGATTATCCGTGGCGGTGTAAGTATAAACACCAGAAGTACTCACATTAATATTTTGAGTAGTGCCTCCATTATTCCATTTATATATGACAAAGCCGCTGCTACCGATTAGCTCAATAGAACTGCCCAAACAAAATGAAGTATCACCAGCCGGTGTGACCATTGCAGGACTCAGTATATATTTAGAAACAGTCACTGTGTCTGAATTATAAAAACATTTGCCGTCA containing:
- a CDS encoding PorP/SprF family type IX secretion system membrane protein — protein: MKVRFYAILFLLATGLTLSSQDIHFSQFYSSPLTLNPAMTGNFNGLYRITGIYRNQWPGMTTSNPAFSTPSVSVDFSLLREKIKHGALGVGVVFVNDQQNGKTFNINHILASVAYNMGFGPEGKFQLGVGFQGGVIMNKVDFSKLKFADGFDPNTLDYGQSTESLGKGKIKGQFNVGLFAKYSFMKSGRVYAGYSFNNATRYAQDYVLNSIDKFKTPFRHTIHGGFEFDIKDKAVIIPGVLYQNQAKAQETNFGLTGGIHVVRDPAKRATIFLGLWNRLNKGNYTLIPKVGFEIRGFRAGFAYDAALGKQRADSKNIGGPYAQAFEVTLSYIGIVKVPKEHMYLFNPRY
- a CDS encoding OmpA family protein; the protein is MKYFLLAALIPLTLFLGAQDKETKTVQKYPKVKAGKKLKISRKLLKDGSYYNAASYLEDVYKDKPNKIDVPHLLGESNRFMRDYEAAEKYYKLVIEKDPEAYVNDNFYLGQMQKMNGRYEDAKKSFNAYMAIKLDKRDDNLKALAQAEIEGCDSALVWMKNTTKIKVVRTEGAVNSPLQDYSPKPFANNRVLFSSQQTDTAVDLFANKANYESAIYMAEKAGASYSNKTKLPSPPNADEKNVLNAIMSGDEKTLIYTMCQDSSLLSNWGRCKLYRTTKKDALNWNEPEELTALNNPEGTSTQAAFGVDAESNNILYFVSDRKGTKGGLDIFYAKMNSDGTFGEVVNAGDEVNTAGDDITPSYDMKNKVLYFATSGRPTMGGLDIYKVSGTPGKWGVATNMGVPVNSQADDLYFALDEKGNKGFMVSNRVGTSSSRGTTCCDDIWSVNVKPDVTLKAIYVKRGDATNTPVSGVDASMYKSTGNNFEFVNSTKTTNVPFYFALNRNTAYKVNGNLEGYWPSIDNLTVAEEEERDTIEQTFFLDPIIKIHIKIPNVYFAFDKSNVIDFYKGQIDSVVRVMNEHPGYSVEIQGHTDNKGTDEYNEKLSQRRSNEVKTFLIKKKKIAEGRIVAKWFGEKMPAVPNELPNGEDDPEGRARNRRVEFKIIVDKAEDGVEFESVGEVVKQVKTGPGFTGKKKK